The following proteins come from a genomic window of Populus nigra chromosome 6, ddPopNigr1.1, whole genome shotgun sequence:
- the LOC133695876 gene encoding protein SMAX1-LIKE 3-like isoform X2 encodes MRAGICSVQQALTPEAVSLVKQAVGLARRRGHAQVTPLHVASTMLASSTGLLRRACLQSHSHPLQCKALELCFNVALNRLPASTSSALLGPHSSYPSLSNALVAAFKRAQAHQRRGSIENQQQPILALKIEIEQLIISILDDPSVSRVMREAGFSSTQVKNKVEQTVSLDICPQSSLTVTCQPKEIIKPQVLSASVSQSLPFSQFGIIHSKPLDQVRNDDVMSVLNTLVGKKRNTIITGECLATAESVVRGVMDKFERGEVSGDLRSVRFKNFPLFSFRSLSKEDLEQKLLELRCIVKSYISTGVVLYLGDLKWIADFWSSYGEQRRSYYCTVDHIVLELKRLVHGFSETGRLWLMGIATFQTYMKCKAGHPSLETMWELNPVTIPVGSLNLSLKLDSDSQSHQSRSKASLNGSSWPLLESRVDNHSTCRTDYSVNFNKEAQSLVGRTHNKESTSSVTISNNSSLPLWLQQCKETERNTTNDQEYLCNKGISLFDSVHKQSYPQKTIKFASSLPSTNSFSSQERNTDSQQTHLSWPVIFEHKQFEKENQIWISECSNEGYESSLRNVPKPDLLSNPNSSPNSASSSEAMDDIEGVQSFKEFNDYSWKNLRSGLEKKVPWQKDIIPEIATTILECRSGMRKRKGKLNHIEDKAETWLFFLGVDFEGKEKIARELARLVFGSQSNFVSIGLSNFSSSRADSIEESKNKRARDELGCSYLERLGLALNENPHRVFFMEDVDQVDNCSQKGIKQAIENGNVTLPDGEKVPLKDAIIIFSCESFCSVSRACSPPRRQKTGDNHEDKEDEDVMEEKSLVLSLDLNISFGDNGDDQCSLAEYGILESVDRQVVFKIQELS; translated from the exons ATGAGGGCTGGAATTTGCAGTGTACAGCAGGCTCTTACTCCCGAGGCTGTTAGTTTGGTGAAACAAGCAGTTGGTCTTGCTAGGCGGCGAGGCCATGCTCAAGTCACTCCTCTTCATGTAGCAAGCACAATGCTTGCTTCCTCTACTGGTCTTCTCAGAAGGGCTTGCCTTCAATCCCACTCTCATCCTCTTCAATGCAAAGCTCTGGAGCTCTGCTTCAATGTGGCGCTTAATCGCCTCCCTGCGTCCACTTCTAGTGCCCTATTAGGCCCTCACTCCTCTTACCCTTCCCTCTCCAATGCCTTGGTTGCGGCCTTTAAGCGTGCTCAGGCTCACCAACGGCGAGGGTCCATCGAAAACCAGCAACAGCCCATTTTAGCTTTGAAAATTGAGATAGAACAGCTCATTATCTCTATCCTAGATGATCCTAGTGTTAGTAGAGTCATGAGGGAGGCTGGTTTCTCTAGTACTCAAGTGAAAAACAAGGTAGAACAAACTGTTTCTTTGGATATTTGTCCTCAAAGTTCTCTTACTGTCACCTGTCAGCCCAAAGAAATCATCAAACCTCAAGTTCTTAGCGCTAGTGTGTCTCAATCTCTACCTTTCAGTCAGTTTGGAATCATACACAGCAAACCATTAGATCAAGTAAGGAATGATGATGTAATGAGTGTCTTAAACACATtggtgggaaaaaaaagaaacactatCATCACAGGAGAGTGCCTGGCTACTGCTGAGAGCGTAGTTAGGGGAGTGATGGACAAGTTTGAGAGAGGGGAGGTTTCTGGGGATTTGAGGTCTGTGAGGTTCAAAAActttcctcttttctctttcagAAGTCTTTCCAAAGAGGACCTTGAACAGAAGCTTCTGGAGCTTAGGTGTATTGTGAAGAGCTATATAAGCACGGGGGTGGTTTTATATCTGGGTGATCTCAAATGGATAGCTGATTTTTGGTCAAGCTATGGTGAGCAAAGGAGAAGCTACTACTGCACTGTAGATCACATAGTCTTGGAGCTCAAAAGATTAGTTCATGGATTCAGTGAAACGGGAAGGTTGTGGCTTATGGGGATCGCTACTTTCCAAACTTACATGAAGTGTAAAGCAGGCCACCCTTCTCTAGAGACTATGTGGGAACTTAATCCTGTAACAATTCCAGTTGGGAGCCTGAACCTAAGTCTCAAACTCGATAG TGATTCACAATCTCATCAATCCAGAAGCAAGGCATCTTTGAATGGGTCCAGTTGGCCACTGCTTGAATCTAGAGTTGATAACCACTCAACTTGCCGGACAGATTACTCTGTCAACTTCAATAAAGAAGCTCAAAGCCTAGTAGGTAGGACCCATAACAAGGAATCCACTTCTAGCGTTACTATTTCCAACAATTCAAGCTTGCCCTTATGGCTCCAGCAGTGCAAAGAAACTGAAAGAAATACGACCAATGACCAG GAATATCTATGCAATAAAgggatttctctttttgattcagTCCACAAACAGTCCTATCCTCAGAAAACCATCAAATTTGCTTCGTCTCTTCCTTCAACGAATTCATTCTCCTCGCAAGAGCGCAACACCGATTCACAACAGACACACCTAAGTTGGCCAGTGATTTTTGAACATAAACAGTTTGAAAAAGAGAACCAGATTTGGATTTCAGAATGCAGCAATGAAGGTTATGAAAGCAGTTTGAGAAATGTTCCCAAACCCGACCTTTTGTCAAATCCCAACTCTAGTCCAAATTCAGCTTCTTCAAGTGAGGCAATGGATGATATTGAGGGTGTCCAAAGCTTCAAGGAGTTCAATGACTACAGCTGGAAGAATCTACGTAGTGGCTTGGAGAAGAAGGTTCCATGGCAGAAGGATATCATTCCTGAAATTGCAACCACTATCCTTGAGTGCAGGTCTGGAAtgaggaaaaggaaaggaaagttgAATCACATAGAAGACAAAGCAGAAACTTGGCTGTTTTTCTTAGGTGTTGATTTTGAAGGTAAAGAAAAGATTGCAAGGGAGCTAGCTAGACTAGTTTTTGGCTCTCAAAGCAACTTTGTATCGATTGGTTTGAGCAATTTCTCCTCATCAAGAGCTGATTCTATCGAAGAATCCAAAAACAAGAGGGCAAGAGATGAGTTGGGTTGCAGTTATCTTGAGAGACTTGGCCTAGCTTTGAATGAAAATCCTCATCGCGTGTTCTTCATGGAAGATGTGGATCAAGTTGACAACTGTTCTCAAAAGGGTATCAAGCAAGCAATTGAAAATGGAAATGTAACACTTCCTGATGGTGAAAAAGTCCCTCTTAAGGATGCCATTATTATTTTCAGCTGTGAAAGCTTCTGTTCGGTGTCCAGAGCATGTTCTCCTCCAAGAAGGCAAAAAACCGGGGACAATCATGAAGACAAGGAAGATGAGGATGTCATGGAGGAGAAAAGTCTAGTTCTTTCACTTGACCTGAATATTTCCTTTGGCGATAATGGAGATGATCAATGTTCACTTGCAGAATATGGGATTTTAGAATCTGTGGATAGGCAGGTTGTTTtcaaaattcaagaattaaGTTAG
- the LOC133695876 gene encoding protein SMAX1-LIKE 3-like isoform X1 translates to MRAGICSVQQALTPEAVSLVKQAVGLARRRGHAQVTPLHVASTMLASSTGLLRRACLQSHSHPLQCKALELCFNVALNRLPASTSSALLGPHSSYPSLSNALVAAFKRAQAHQRRGSIENQQQPILALKIEIEQLIISILDDPSVSRVMREAGFSSTQVKNKVEQTVSLDICPQSSLTVTCQPKEIIKPQVLSASVSQSLPFSQFGIIHSKPLDQVRNDDVMSVLNTLVGKKRNTIITGECLATAESVVRGVMDKFERGEVSGDLRSVRFKNFPLFSFRSLSKEDLEQKLLELRCIVKSYISTGVVLYLGDLKWIADFWSSYGEQRRSYYCTVDHIVLELKRLVHGFSETGRLWLMGIATFQTYMKCKAGHPSLETMWELNPVTIPVGSLNLSLKLDSDSQSHQSRSKASLNGSSWPLLESRVDNHSTCRTDYSVNFNKEAQSLVGRTHNKESTSSVTISNNSSLPLWLQQCKETERNTTNDQQEYLCNKGISLFDSVHKQSYPQKTIKFASSLPSTNSFSSQERNTDSQQTHLSWPVIFEHKQFEKENQIWISECSNEGYESSLRNVPKPDLLSNPNSSPNSASSSEAMDDIEGVQSFKEFNDYSWKNLRSGLEKKVPWQKDIIPEIATTILECRSGMRKRKGKLNHIEDKAETWLFFLGVDFEGKEKIARELARLVFGSQSNFVSIGLSNFSSSRADSIEESKNKRARDELGCSYLERLGLALNENPHRVFFMEDVDQVDNCSQKGIKQAIENGNVTLPDGEKVPLKDAIIIFSCESFCSVSRACSPPRRQKTGDNHEDKEDEDVMEEKSLVLSLDLNISFGDNGDDQCSLAEYGILESVDRQVVFKIQELS, encoded by the exons ATGAGGGCTGGAATTTGCAGTGTACAGCAGGCTCTTACTCCCGAGGCTGTTAGTTTGGTGAAACAAGCAGTTGGTCTTGCTAGGCGGCGAGGCCATGCTCAAGTCACTCCTCTTCATGTAGCAAGCACAATGCTTGCTTCCTCTACTGGTCTTCTCAGAAGGGCTTGCCTTCAATCCCACTCTCATCCTCTTCAATGCAAAGCTCTGGAGCTCTGCTTCAATGTGGCGCTTAATCGCCTCCCTGCGTCCACTTCTAGTGCCCTATTAGGCCCTCACTCCTCTTACCCTTCCCTCTCCAATGCCTTGGTTGCGGCCTTTAAGCGTGCTCAGGCTCACCAACGGCGAGGGTCCATCGAAAACCAGCAACAGCCCATTTTAGCTTTGAAAATTGAGATAGAACAGCTCATTATCTCTATCCTAGATGATCCTAGTGTTAGTAGAGTCATGAGGGAGGCTGGTTTCTCTAGTACTCAAGTGAAAAACAAGGTAGAACAAACTGTTTCTTTGGATATTTGTCCTCAAAGTTCTCTTACTGTCACCTGTCAGCCCAAAGAAATCATCAAACCTCAAGTTCTTAGCGCTAGTGTGTCTCAATCTCTACCTTTCAGTCAGTTTGGAATCATACACAGCAAACCATTAGATCAAGTAAGGAATGATGATGTAATGAGTGTCTTAAACACATtggtgggaaaaaaaagaaacactatCATCACAGGAGAGTGCCTGGCTACTGCTGAGAGCGTAGTTAGGGGAGTGATGGACAAGTTTGAGAGAGGGGAGGTTTCTGGGGATTTGAGGTCTGTGAGGTTCAAAAActttcctcttttctctttcagAAGTCTTTCCAAAGAGGACCTTGAACAGAAGCTTCTGGAGCTTAGGTGTATTGTGAAGAGCTATATAAGCACGGGGGTGGTTTTATATCTGGGTGATCTCAAATGGATAGCTGATTTTTGGTCAAGCTATGGTGAGCAAAGGAGAAGCTACTACTGCACTGTAGATCACATAGTCTTGGAGCTCAAAAGATTAGTTCATGGATTCAGTGAAACGGGAAGGTTGTGGCTTATGGGGATCGCTACTTTCCAAACTTACATGAAGTGTAAAGCAGGCCACCCTTCTCTAGAGACTATGTGGGAACTTAATCCTGTAACAATTCCAGTTGGGAGCCTGAACCTAAGTCTCAAACTCGATAG TGATTCACAATCTCATCAATCCAGAAGCAAGGCATCTTTGAATGGGTCCAGTTGGCCACTGCTTGAATCTAGAGTTGATAACCACTCAACTTGCCGGACAGATTACTCTGTCAACTTCAATAAAGAAGCTCAAAGCCTAGTAGGTAGGACCCATAACAAGGAATCCACTTCTAGCGTTACTATTTCCAACAATTCAAGCTTGCCCTTATGGCTCCAGCAGTGCAAAGAAACTGAAAGAAATACGACCAATGACCAG CAGGAATATCTATGCAATAAAgggatttctctttttgattcagTCCACAAACAGTCCTATCCTCAGAAAACCATCAAATTTGCTTCGTCTCTTCCTTCAACGAATTCATTCTCCTCGCAAGAGCGCAACACCGATTCACAACAGACACACCTAAGTTGGCCAGTGATTTTTGAACATAAACAGTTTGAAAAAGAGAACCAGATTTGGATTTCAGAATGCAGCAATGAAGGTTATGAAAGCAGTTTGAGAAATGTTCCCAAACCCGACCTTTTGTCAAATCCCAACTCTAGTCCAAATTCAGCTTCTTCAAGTGAGGCAATGGATGATATTGAGGGTGTCCAAAGCTTCAAGGAGTTCAATGACTACAGCTGGAAGAATCTACGTAGTGGCTTGGAGAAGAAGGTTCCATGGCAGAAGGATATCATTCCTGAAATTGCAACCACTATCCTTGAGTGCAGGTCTGGAAtgaggaaaaggaaaggaaagttgAATCACATAGAAGACAAAGCAGAAACTTGGCTGTTTTTCTTAGGTGTTGATTTTGAAGGTAAAGAAAAGATTGCAAGGGAGCTAGCTAGACTAGTTTTTGGCTCTCAAAGCAACTTTGTATCGATTGGTTTGAGCAATTTCTCCTCATCAAGAGCTGATTCTATCGAAGAATCCAAAAACAAGAGGGCAAGAGATGAGTTGGGTTGCAGTTATCTTGAGAGACTTGGCCTAGCTTTGAATGAAAATCCTCATCGCGTGTTCTTCATGGAAGATGTGGATCAAGTTGACAACTGTTCTCAAAAGGGTATCAAGCAAGCAATTGAAAATGGAAATGTAACACTTCCTGATGGTGAAAAAGTCCCTCTTAAGGATGCCATTATTATTTTCAGCTGTGAAAGCTTCTGTTCGGTGTCCAGAGCATGTTCTCCTCCAAGAAGGCAAAAAACCGGGGACAATCATGAAGACAAGGAAGATGAGGATGTCATGGAGGAGAAAAGTCTAGTTCTTTCACTTGACCTGAATATTTCCTTTGGCGATAATGGAGATGATCAATGTTCACTTGCAGAATATGGGATTTTAGAATCTGTGGATAGGCAGGTTGTTTtcaaaattcaagaattaaGTTAG
- the LOC133697842 gene encoding transcription repressor OFP13-like, whose protein sequence is MKIPTLFRGKETEHAWQKWPSCKHPKTLSFRAGDDVIKTVNSVFFDPSEGVETPESWFTDSSETTSFSTESEDYDGESLEVVVRGVRSERLFFEPGDTNSILEEAKTGGFPFKESVELAMESENPYVDFRRSMEEMVESHGLKDWDCLEELLGWYLKVNGKKNHGYIVGAFVDLLCGIAAAPCSDSTSSSSSPLCSLKGHNEIDEEEGMV, encoded by the coding sequence atgaagataCCAACACTCTTCAGGGGCAAAGAAACAGAGCATGCATGGCAAAAATGGCCTTCATGCAAGCACCCAAAGACTCTTTCTTTCAGGGCTGGAGATGATGTTATCAAGACTGTAAACTCAGTCTTCTTTGATCCTTCTGAAGGGGTTGAAACACCAGAGTCATGGTTCACTGACTCGTCAGAAACTACGAGCTTCTCAACTGAGTCGGAGGACTATGACGGGGAGTCATTGGAGGTTGTTGTGCGTGGGGTGAGATCAGAAAGGTTGTTTTTTGAGCCTGGTGACACAAACTCAATACTAGAAGAGGCAAAAACAGGAGGGTTTCCATTCAAAGAAAGTGTAGAGCTAGCAATGGAGTCTGAAAACCCATATGTTGATTTTAGAAGGTCAATGGAGGAGATGGTGGAGTCTCATGGACTTAAAGATTGGGATTGTTTAGAGGAGTTATTGGGGTGGTATTTGAAGGTCAATGGGAAGAAGAATCATGGGTATATAGTTGGGGCATTTGTCGATCTACTTTGTGGGATTGCAGCTGCTCCTTGTTCTGATTCTACCTCTTCCTCTTCATCTCCTCTATGTTCATTGAAAGGGCATAATGAGATTGATGAGGAAGAAGGGATGGTATAG
- the LOC133697062 gene encoding uncharacterized protein LOC133697062, translating into MENNISPKDKEDETRECSSKESCECKPGKPVSDDIIPHILNLYGSCATPRDFEIYASNASFEDPLMCAHGVKQIKSAFYSLSKIFSESRIVEYSVKEKAMSPKKQEILIDNKQNYKFLGRSIDMISLIKLYVEDGKVVRHEDWWDKKPLRNRETIKFPMAGRFMETLRRGSMLATHAMMGFGKDPTM; encoded by the exons ATGGAGAATAATATTTCACCAAAGG ATAAGGAAGACGAGACAAGGGAATGTAGCAGCAAGGAGTCATGTGAGTGCAAGCCAGGAAAACCTGTTTCTGATGATATAATACCTCATATTCTCAACTT ATATGGATCTTGTGCCACACCTCGCGACTTTGAAATCTATGCTTCAAATGCTTCCTTTGAAGATCCACTCATGTGTGCTCATGG GGTGAAGCAGATCAAGTCAGCATTCTATTCACTTTCTAAG ATATTTAGCGAATCAAGAATTGTTGAATACAGCGTGAAAGAAAAAGCAATGTCACCGAAAAAGCAAGAG ATATTAATTGACAACAAGCAGAACTATAAGTTCCTAGGAAGAAGTATAGACATGATATCACTCATTAAGCTATATGTGGAGGATGGGAAGGTTGTTCGCCACGAAGATTG GTGGGACAAGAAGCCTCTAAGAAATAGAGAAACAATCAAGTTTCCAATGGCTGGCCGCTTTATGGAAACACTTCGCAGGGGATCAATGCTTGCAACTCATGCTATGATGGGGTTCGGGAAGGACCCAACCATGTAA